Proteins from one Odocoileus virginianus isolate 20LAN1187 ecotype Illinois unplaced genomic scaffold, Ovbor_1.2 Unplaced_Scaffold_22, whole genome shotgun sequence genomic window:
- the MORF4L2 gene encoding mortality factor 4-like protein 2 — protein sequence MSSRKQGSQTRGHQSAEEDNFKKPTRSNMQRSKMRGTSGKKTAGPQQKNLEAALPGRWGGRSAENPPSGSVRKTRKNKQKTPGNGDGGSTSEAPQPPRKKRARADPTVESEDAFKNRMEVKVKIPEELKPWLVEDWDLVTRQKQLFQLPAKKNVDTILEEYANCKRSQGNVDNKEYAVNEVVGGIKEYFNVMLGTQLLYKFERPQYAEILLAHPDAPMSQVYGAPHLLRLFVRIGAMLAYTPLDEKSLALLLGYLHDFLKYLAKNAASLFTASDYKVASAEYHRKAL from the coding sequence ATGAGTTCCAGAAAGCAGGGTTCTCAAACTCGTGGACACCAATCTGCCGAAGAAGACAATTTCAAAAAACCAACTAGAAGCAACATGCAAAGAAGTAAAATGAGAGGGACATCTGGAAAGAAGACAGCTGGTCCCCAGCAGAAGAATCTGGAAGCAGCACTCCCAGGCAGATGGGGAGGTCGCTCTGCTGAGAACCCTCCATCAGGATCAGTGAGGAAGACCAGAAAGAACAAACAGAAGACCCCTGGGAACGGAGATGGTGGCAGCACCAGTGAAGCACCCCAGCCACCTCGGAAGAAAAGGGCCCGGGCAGACCCCACAGTTGAAAGTGAGGATGCTTTTAAGAATAGAATGGAAGTTAAGGTGAAGATTCCAGAAGAATTAAAACCATGGCTTGTTGAGGACTGGGACTTAGTCACCAGGCAGAAGCAACTTTTCCAACTCCCAGCCAAGAAAAACGTGGATACTATTTTGGAAGAATACGCCAACTGCAAAAGATCACAAGGCAATGTTGACAACAAGGAGTATGCAGTTAATGAGGTGGTGGGAGGGATAAAAGAGTATTTCAACGTGATGTTGGGCACCCAGCTGCTCTACAAATTTGAGAGGCCCCAGTATGCTGAAATTCTCTTGGCTCACCCTGATGCGCCAATGTCCCAGGTTTATGGGGCACCACACCTCCTGAGATTATTTGTAAGAATTGGGGCAATGTTGGCATACACACCCCTTGATGAGAAGAGCCTTGCATTATTGTTGGGCTATTTGCATGATTTCCTGAAATACCTGGCAAAAAATGCTGCGTCTCTGTTCACTGCCAGTGATTATAAAGTGGCTTCTGCTGAGTACCACCGCAAAGCCCTGTGA